A single region of the Candidatus Marsarchaeota archaeon genome encodes:
- a CDS encoding DUF192 domain-containing protein — MLNAIRKRLRYSKQTVYIGSTQLEAIVADSFIKRMIGLMYRDSIADNECMLFIFSQEGKFGIWMKNMLFAIDVIWADSNLRIIDLQQNLQPCKKLFCKTYAPQRVSKYIIELNAGFISKNKINNTTAIRL; from the coding sequence ATGCTAAATGCCATCCGCAAGCGCCTGCGCTATTCTAAGCAAACAGTATACATAGGCAGTACACAGTTGGAAGCAATAGTGGCTGACAGCTTTATCAAGCGCATGATAGGGCTCATGTACCGTGACAGCATAGCCGATAACGAATGCATGCTTTTCATTTTCAGCCAAGAGGGCAAATTCGGGATATGGATGAAAAACATGCTCTTTGCCATAGATGTAATATGGGCTGATTCCAATCTACGCATAATAGATCTCCAGCAGAACCTGCAGCCTTGCAAAAAACTTTTTTGCAAAACCTATGCTCCTCAAAGGGTGTCAAAGTATATAATAGAGCTAAATGCCGGTTTTATAAGTAAAAATAAGATAAACAATACTACAGCAATACGCTTGTAG
- the sufC gene encoding Fe-S cluster assembly ATPase SufC — translation MLDNDKIGDNVLLEVKNLKAEIGGKGILNGVNLKINSGEFHVLMGPNGSGKTTLAKAIMGHPAIKITGGDIAIDGSSILGLSPDKRAKAGLFMLFQNPAEIDGVGFVNFIRSAVESLNDSTINTKYFMDEIKAYAESLNFDKNIVGRSLNKGFSGGEKKKAEVLQMALLKPKMAILDEPDSGLDVDAIKVVAKNINSIAQKTHPGMLVITHYSRILQYMEPEFVHIMNAGRIITSGGHEIIERIEKNGYDSME, via the coding sequence ATGCTCGATAATGATAAGATAGGTGATAATGTGCTACTGGAAGTGAAGAATCTCAAGGCGGAGATAGGAGGCAAAGGCATACTAAATGGCGTGAATTTAAAGATAAACAGTGGAGAATTCCATGTTCTGATGGGCCCTAATGGCTCTGGGAAAACAACGCTTGCAAAAGCGATAATGGGCCATCCTGCAATAAAGATTACAGGAGGGGACATTGCCATAGACGGGAGCTCAATCCTCGGGCTAAGCCCTGACAAAAGGGCCAAAGCAGGGCTTTTCATGCTCTTTCAGAATCCTGCAGAAATAGACGGTGTTGGTTTTGTTAATTTTATACGTTCTGCCGTAGAGTCGCTAAACGATAGCACGATAAACACGAAATATTTCATGGATGAGATTAAGGCTTATGCCGAATCGCTGAATTTTGACAAGAACATTGTAGGCAGGTCTTTGAATAAAGGCTTTTCCGGAGGCGAAAAGAAAAAGGCAGAAGTCCTGCAGATGGCACTTCTAAAGCCCAAAATGGCGATATTGGACGAGCCTGATTCCGGATTGGATGTCGATGCTATAAAAGTGGTTGCCAAGAATATAAACAGCATCGCCCAAAAAACACACCCAGGCATGCTTGTTATAACACATTATAGCAGGATTCTCCAGTATATGGAGCCAGAGTTTGTTCACATAATGAACGCAGGCAGGATAATAACGAGCGGAGGGCACGAAATAATAGAACGCATAGAAAAAAATGGATACGACTCGATGGAATGA
- a CDS encoding aldehyde dehydrogenase family protein — protein MAIKNFSNESTYRKMAESGRESEFDSLFEKAVEDAKASFGREWPIYINGKAVTAGSLLEERSPIDRRILIGKFQRGTREEARMAIEAAAAEFNSWRLTDYKERVEIFRATAEKFRQAKFSLAAILSYENGKSRYESVGEVDEGIDFINYYADELERNKGYIRKSVIKEAKKAVEAGFQGAPSIKPERITIKLKPYGVFGVIAPFNFPVSISVGMSVGAMITGNTVVFKPSSTDNMSMLTGLKIYELFKAGGLPDGVFNYVTGPGSEVGDELAVNQNVAGIAFTGSHDTGIRMAAKTYMQNKQKIFVVEMGGKNPAIISKHANIDDAVKGVLSAAFGYAGQKCSALSRVYVHESVKEQFLSKLIENARNLKIGDPIKKENYMGPLISETAYKRYVESVEKAKNAGRILYGGSRVNNGIDGFYVEPTIVEIRHDHELVHKELFLPFITVETFKDMSEAIKMANDTEYGLTAGLYSNSAQEIKKFEQNIEAGTVYVNRAISATTGAIVGMHTFVGWKGSSMTGKGTGSRFYLEQFMREQSFSLTK, from the coding sequence ATGGCAATAAAAAATTTTTCAAACGAATCCACTTACAGGAAAATGGCCGAATCTGGCAGAGAGTCTGAATTCGACTCGCTATTCGAAAAGGCCGTTGAGGATGCAAAAGCAAGTTTTGGGAGGGAATGGCCCATCTATATAAACGGCAAAGCGGTCACTGCAGGCAGCCTGCTTGAAGAGCGTTCACCTATAGACCGCCGCATACTAATTGGCAAATTCCAACGCGGTACAAGGGAAGAGGCCCGTATGGCCATAGAAGCGGCAGCCGCGGAATTCAATTCGTGGCGCCTGACAGACTACAAAGAGAGGGTGGAAATATTCAGGGCGACTGCCGAGAAGTTCAGGCAGGCCAAATTCTCCCTAGCAGCGATCCTGAGCTATGAAAATGGAAAGTCGAGGTATGAATCTGTTGGAGAGGTAGACGAAGGCATAGATTTTATTAATTACTATGCCGACGAACTCGAAAGGAACAAGGGCTATATAAGAAAAAGCGTAATCAAGGAGGCCAAGAAAGCAGTAGAAGCTGGATTTCAGGGCGCTCCATCCATAAAGCCTGAGCGGATAACGATAAAGCTTAAGCCGTATGGCGTATTCGGGGTAATTGCGCCATTCAACTTTCCTGTCTCCATATCTGTAGGAATGTCCGTAGGCGCAATGATAACCGGGAATACTGTTGTATTCAAGCCTTCTTCGACTGACAATATGTCGATGCTTACCGGCCTAAAGATATATGAACTGTTCAAGGCAGGGGGCTTACCCGACGGCGTATTTAATTATGTCACAGGGCCTGGATCAGAAGTAGGGGATGAGCTGGCAGTAAATCAGAATGTTGCTGGGATAGCCTTTACAGGCTCGCACGATACTGGAATAAGAATGGCAGCAAAGACATACATGCAGAACAAGCAGAAAATCTTTGTTGTGGAAATGGGCGGCAAGAACCCTGCTATAATATCGAAGCATGCCAATATAGACGACGCGGTAAAGGGCGTTCTGAGCGCAGCGTTTGGCTATGCAGGGCAGAAGTGCAGTGCATTATCTAGGGTATACGTGCACGAGTCGGTCAAGGAGCAGTTCCTAAGCAAGCTGATAGAGAATGCCAGAAACTTAAAAATCGGCGACCCTATAAAGAAAGAAAATTACATGGGCCCTTTGATAAGCGAGACTGCATACAAAAGGTACGTGGAATCCGTCGAAAAGGCGAAAAATGCAGGAAGGATTTTATACGGCGGCTCGAGGGTCAATAACGGTATAGACGGGTTCTACGTTGAGCCGACGATCGTTGAGATAAGGCATGATCATGAGCTGGTGCATAAGGAGCTGTTCCTGCCATTCATAACTGTGGAAACATTCAAAGACATGTCGGAAGCCATAAAAATGGCAAACGATACCGAATACGGTCTGACTGCAGGCTTGTACAGCAACAGTGCACAAGAAATAAAGAAATTCGAGCAGAACATCGAAGCAGGCACTGTGTATGTAAATAGGGCGATAAGCGCCACGACAGGCGCAATAGTCGGAATGCATACCTTTGTCGGATGGAAGGGCAGCAGCATGACTGGAAAAGGCACCGGCAGCAGGTTCTATCTAGAGCAATTTATGCGGGAACAGAGTTTTTCCTTGACAAAATGA
- a CDS encoding SufD family Fe-S cluster assembly protein, which produces MYKEDATGNNTIQEYDSLPDESNPLYSKYFIKFPLDGFAGHDGSIGHEANERAAIQDALGIRFDIVIGNGVPIIENRSARIEGDGKLQIGKFYDKFWSFADSYVKDVLDIDMRGTERPLNILFCDYGQQSAPTKIKITVEDNSVSTINEFYFSRNAEKKSSSGTIAEIKVGNGAKLELNEVHNEPGHTNTFGVRYISAADNSIINYNGFYTGGSISRQRLYLDNAGEGSKTEVNEVVLGTGEQKFDIFAHLVNAAKKNVCYYDAKAVLADNSYGIVKSLAKMEKGAEGSESRIIERGIIYDKDARIILMPDMSIDENYVKASHSSSTSPISDDESFYLQSRGIDTQSAKFLIASGLVFETLKKIENPEAKIIAMGLVKQRLVGRQIGTMDKLKIGGIWF; this is translated from the coding sequence ATGTACAAAGAAGACGCAACCGGCAATAATACCATCCAGGAATATGATAGCCTGCCTGACGAGAGCAATCCTTTGTACAGTAAGTATTTTATAAAATTCCCGCTTGATGGATTTGCTGGGCATGATGGAAGCATAGGCCATGAAGCAAATGAGCGTGCTGCAATACAGGATGCCTTGGGAATAAGGTTTGATATCGTTATAGGAAACGGTGTGCCGATAATAGAAAATAGGAGTGCGCGGATTGAAGGCGACGGCAAACTGCAAATCGGCAAATTTTATGATAAATTCTGGTCGTTTGCTGACTCTTATGTGAAGGATGTTTTGGATATTGACATGCGCGGAACGGAAAGACCGTTGAACATACTGTTCTGTGATTACGGGCAACAAAGCGCTCCCACCAAGATTAAGATAACTGTTGAGGATAATTCTGTTTCAACAATAAACGAATTTTATTTCTCAAGGAATGCTGAAAAGAAGTCATCAAGCGGCACTATCGCGGAGATAAAGGTTGGGAATGGTGCAAAATTGGAACTGAATGAAGTGCATAATGAGCCAGGACATACGAACACATTTGGAGTCAGGTACATAAGCGCTGCAGACAATTCAATAATAAACTATAACGGATTTTATACCGGCGGAAGCATCTCAAGGCAAAGGCTCTATTTGGACAATGCGGGCGAAGGATCAAAAACCGAAGTAAACGAAGTCGTTCTTGGCACGGGGGAGCAGAAATTCGACATATTTGCGCATCTCGTCAATGCTGCCAAGAAAAATGTATGTTATTACGATGCAAAGGCAGTTTTGGCAGATAACTCTTACGGCATTGTGAAAAGCCTGGCAAAAATGGAAAAGGGAGCCGAGGGTTCAGAATCAAGAATAATTGAACGTGGCATCATATACGATAAGGACGCACGCATAATACTCATGCCTGACATGTCGATAGATGAGAATTATGTAAAGGCATCCCATTCAAGCTCCACGTCTCCGATTTCTGATGATGAATCATTTTATCTTCAAAGCCGCGGCATAGATACGCAATCTGCAAAATTCCTCATAGCCAGCGGGCTTGTATTTGAAACGCTTAAGAAGATTGAAAACCCCGAGGCTAAGATTATAGCCATGGGCCTTGTCAAGCAAAGGCTCGTAGGCAGGCAGATCGGGACCATGGACAAACTTAAAATTGGGGGGATATGGTTTTAG
- a CDS encoding PAC2 family protein, which produces MLEIKLLSNKSIDGYTIIEGFPGAGLVGTMAVSYMVEKLSMEYFGYFDSQAFPPLVSIHDGIPMHPVRLYVSHKYKLIAIFAEFAIPAEMSYMVASKIIEFVKANKISQIISIGGMPSQGKTEELEDGNPEAKSDPNSVYAIVSDPKFAADLKKNGITEIKEGVASGISALLIIAAAALKIDDINLLVPIDQNIVDPAYAEYAIKSVNKLLDLNIDITELDKEAKEVEAKIKALIKKNKESHEGYKKATEDAGPAMYA; this is translated from the coding sequence ATGCTGGAAATAAAACTGCTTAGCAATAAGTCGATTGATGGTTACACCATTATAGAAGGATTCCCAGGCGCGGGCTTGGTCGGGACAATGGCTGTCAGCTATATGGTTGAAAAGCTTTCGATGGAATATTTTGGATATTTTGATAGCCAGGCGTTCCCTCCGCTGGTTTCCATACACGACGGAATACCTATGCACCCGGTCAGGCTGTATGTATCGCATAAATACAAACTAATTGCAATATTCGCCGAATTTGCGATACCTGCCGAAATGTCCTATATGGTAGCAAGCAAGATAATTGAATTTGTCAAGGCGAATAAAATATCGCAGATTATATCAATAGGCGGTATGCCGTCACAGGGCAAAACAGAGGAACTTGAGGATGGCAATCCTGAAGCAAAAAGCGATCCGAACTCCGTATACGCAATAGTGTCAGACCCCAAATTTGCAGCGGATCTGAAAAAGAACGGCATAACAGAAATAAAAGAAGGCGTTGCAAGCGGAATAAGCGCATTGCTTATAATTGCAGCAGCCGCATTAAAAATAGATGACATAAACCTGCTTGTACCTATAGATCAAAACATTGTAGACCCGGCATATGCAGAGTACGCAATAAAATCAGTAAACAAGCTGCTTGATTTAAACATAGATATAACCGAATTGGACAAAGAGGCCAAGGAAGTCGAAGCGAAAATAAAGGCGCTAATAAAAAAGAACAAGGAGTCGCACGAAGGATACAAAAAGGCAACCGAAGACGCAGGTCCGGCAATGTACGCTTAA
- the sufB gene encoding Fe-S cluster assembly protein SufB: protein MYGFKTKDDYESVVKGISEESITKISKSKNEPDWMLQKRLQAYRIFVSKPVPNWGPDLSAIDYDDIYYYLKPKAKNSNNWDNVPKDIKETFDKLGVPEAERKFFAGAEAQFDSEVVYHHVKEELEKQGVLFTDMDNAVKKYPEIVKKYFGTIIPPTDNKYAALNTAVWSGGSFIYVPKGVKLSMPLQAYFRINGEKAGQFERTLIIADEGSEVVYIEGCTAPVYISSSLHAAVVELVAHKNAHIRYVTVQNWSKNVYNLVTQRAYVYENGHVEWIDANIGSKVNMKYPSVYLKESGAKGDILSIAVAGEGQTQDSGGKAYHLAPNTTSQIISKSVSKGSGVASYRGLVHIDKRATSSKSSVKCDALLLDKDAKTNTYPYNEVYASDAFVSHEATVGRLGEDELFYLMSRGLKEDDAIATAVLGFIEPLVKVLPLEYSLELKRLIKLDTTNSIA from the coding sequence ATGTATGGTTTTAAGACCAAGGATGACTACGAGTCGGTCGTAAAGGGCATTTCCGAAGAAAGCATAACGAAGATATCGAAATCAAAAAATGAGCCAGACTGGATGCTTCAGAAAAGGCTGCAAGCTTACAGGATCTTCGTATCAAAGCCTGTGCCGAATTGGGGACCGGATCTTAGCGCGATAGATTACGATGACATTTATTATTATCTTAAGCCAAAGGCAAAAAACAGCAACAATTGGGATAATGTACCTAAGGACATAAAAGAAACATTCGATAAGTTAGGCGTCCCTGAGGCTGAAAGGAAGTTCTTTGCAGGTGCAGAAGCACAGTTTGATTCTGAGGTAGTTTACCACCACGTAAAGGAGGAGCTGGAGAAGCAGGGTGTCCTTTTTACCGATATGGACAATGCAGTTAAAAAATACCCTGAAATAGTAAAGAAATACTTTGGCACGATCATACCTCCTACCGACAACAAGTATGCTGCGCTTAATACTGCAGTGTGGTCTGGCGGCTCTTTCATATACGTGCCTAAAGGCGTGAAGCTTTCCATGCCGCTGCAGGCATATTTCAGAATCAACGGCGAGAAAGCAGGGCAGTTTGAAAGAACGCTCATAATAGCAGACGAAGGCAGCGAAGTTGTATACATAGAGGGTTGCACTGCGCCGGTGTACATAAGCTCCTCATTGCATGCGGCAGTGGTAGAGCTTGTGGCCCATAAAAACGCGCACATAAGGTATGTAACTGTGCAGAATTGGTCAAAGAACGTTTATAACCTAGTAACTCAGCGTGCATACGTTTACGAAAATGGGCACGTTGAGTGGATTGACGCCAACATAGGCAGCAAGGTAAACATGAAGTACCCCAGCGTTTACCTTAAAGAGAGCGGCGCTAAGGGGGATATATTGTCAATAGCAGTTGCAGGAGAAGGACAAACGCAGGATTCCGGAGGCAAGGCTTATCACTTAGCTCCGAATACGACTTCTCAGATAATATCAAAAAGCGTATCAAAGGGAAGTGGCGTTGCTTCGTACAGGGGCCTTGTCCATATAGACAAGCGGGCAACAAGCTCAAAATCCAGCGTCAAGTGCGATGCGCTTCTGCTTGATAAAGACGCAAAAACCAATACATACCCCTACAACGAAGTGTATGCAAGCGATGCTTTTGTCAGCCATGAAGCCACTGTTGGCAGATTGGGCGAGGATGAGCTTTTTTATCTTATGTCTAGGGGATTGAAGGAAGACGACGCCATCGCCACTGCCGTTCTTGGTTTCATAGAGCCATTGGTAAAGGTTTTGCCATTGGAATACTCGCTTGAGCTTAAAAGGCTGATAAAGCTCGATACAACTAATTCGATAGCTTGA